GTTGGAAGCATTAGTGATCGCCGGCTTCGTGCGCGGACTGTCCGTGCGCGATGTGGAGAACACGCTGGCCGACGCGCTGGGCGCCGAGGCCGCCTTGTCGAAGTCGACGGTGTCGCGGGTCTGCCAGGCGATCGCTGGCGAGTTCGGCGCCTGGTCCCAACGGCGCCTGGACGAGTTGGAGCTGGACTACCTGTTCCTGGACGCCTCGATGTTCAAGATGCATCCTGGCGCCCGCGCCGAACCGGTGCTGGCCGCGTGGGACATCACCACCGAAGGCGCGCCGGTGTTCGTCGCCCTGGCCGCCGGCGGATCGGAGTCGACCGACGCGTGGGGCGACTTCCTCGACGAGCTCATCGGCCGCGGGCTGCGCCCACCGCTGCTGGTGATCAGCGACGGCGCCGCCGGGCTGATCAACGCCTGCGAGTCCTCGCTGCCGCGCAGCCTGCGCCAGCGTTGTCTCATTCATCGGTGTCGCAACTATCTCGCGAAGGTGCCCGCCGAAGCACAGGACGAGCTGCGTGATGCGTACTGGGCGATCTTCGACACCGACGACCTGCTCGCTGCCGGCATGCAGCCCGGACCGGAACTGGTCGCCGCCGTGCAGCGCCGCATCGACGCCTCCGCCGAGCAGCACGGCCGCGCGTTTCCGTCGGCGGTCAAGTGTCTGCTCACCGACCGCGCGCAGCTGACCAGCTACCTGCGCTTCCCGGTCGAGCACCACCGCCGAATCCGGCACTCTAACTTCATCGAACGCACCTTCGGCGAGACCCGCCGCCGGGTCAAGGTGATCGGCCGGCTGCCCGGTGAAGCGTCCTGCCTCAACCTGGTCTGGGCCGTCCTCGACCGCGCCTCCCGAGGCTGGCGCGGCATGACCATGACCCCGGCCGGCACCCGGCTGCTCGCCGACCTACGCCACCAACTGCTCGACCCACCCACCCAAATCCGCCAACCCAAGATCAACACCGAAGACGCGTCACCGGAAAGTGTCGGAGCCGTCGCCTAACATGACCGCCGAGGAACCGAGTCAGTCGCCATTTACACCGGCGCTGGGACGCAACCTCGGGATCGATTCCCGCACACACCAAGATCAGAAGTGTCGAGGGTCCCGCTACTCAGGGACCTTCGTCCCTGACCTGGCATCCCCGCGTGCACGAGAGACTTGTCGCATGACACTCCCTGTGCGTGCCAGCCACTGGCCCTTCCCGAAGGTGGGTGGGTGAGGTGCAGCGTCACCTGAGTGAGCTGTCGCGGGAAGAATCGCTGGAGCTGCTCGGCAGCGTGTCGCTGGGCCGCATCGTCTTCACCCTGCGGGCGCTTCCCGCGATCCGCCCGGTCAACCACCTCCTCGACGACGACGCGATCATCATCCGCAGCCACGAGGGCGCCGCGATCGTGCCCGCCGTGGCGGGCGCGCGGGGTGCCGTGGTCGCCTACGAGGCGGACGCCATCGACCCGCGCGAGCACCTCGGCTGGAGCGTCATCGTCACCGGCATGGCGCGACTCCTCCACGACACCGAGGAGGTCGCCCGCTACCAGGCGAGGCTGCGTCCCTGGGTGTCCACGCGGATGGACCACGTGATCCGGATCCACCCGGAGATCGTCACTGGCTTCCGCCTGGTCCGGCCGCCGGCGACCGGCTGATCTCGACGCGTCAGACCACCTGGCCGCCAGTCCCCGTTGCCTGGAACAGCGACGGGTCACCACGGGCGGGTCAGTGGGCAAGGGCGTCGAGCGCGGCGCGGAGGCGTTGGGCGGCCTCGGTTGCGATGGGGGTGAGGGCCTGTTCCCCGGTGGTCTCGACCATGACGTTCGGGTCGAGCGC
The window above is part of the Streptosporangiales bacterium genome. Proteins encoded here:
- a CDS encoding IS256 family transposase, producing the protein MTTDVGSFKSYQLSEGRTTSVSARVSPTDRIRGEIDALFGGSRELSEIIEDVARLGVRLIIQTAVEAEVDVFLGRARYQRAAAVPDARPGSRNGYCDLTIKTTAGPVTVARPKLRGTTEAFASQLFGKSVTKSNALEALVIAGFVRGLSVRDVENTLADALGAEAALSKSTVSRVCQAIAGEFGAWSQRRLDELELDYLFLDASMFKMHPGARAEPVLAAWDITTEGAPVFVALAAGGSESTDAWGDFLDELIGRGLRPPLLVISDGAAGLINACESSLPRSLRQRCLIHRCRNYLAKVPAEAQDELRDAYWAIFDTDDLLAAGMQPGPELVAAVQRRIDASAEQHGRAFPSAVKCLLTDRAQLTSYLRFPVEHHRRIRHSNFIERTFGETRRRVKVIGRLPGEASCLNLVWAVLDRASRGWRGMTMTPAGTRLLADLRHQLLDPPTQIRQPKINTEDASPESVGAVA
- a CDS encoding pyridoxamine 5'-phosphate oxidase family protein — protein: MPATGPSRRWVGEVQRHLSELSREESLELLGSVSLGRIVFTLRALPAIRPVNHLLDDDAIIIRSHEGAAIVPAVAGARGAVVAYEADAIDPREHLGWSVIVTGMARLLHDTEEVARYQARLRPWVSTRMDHVIRIHPEIVTGFRLVRPPATG